A stretch of the Bacteroidota bacterium genome encodes the following:
- a CDS encoding TonB family protein: protein MKKITFICVINLFCITSMFSQGGFTVDVFPTNVGGKTEFKRVFEQEMVFPEKALKNKYYEKVTINFVIKKDSSVSDVKLAMRGDKETNAEALRVFGLYQWVPAIKEGQYVDANWSVSFEFDPAKYAKICKKRGYEKFKYLANEKIDSTGKIYSTGVQMPTYEKGNFALQDFIKENLEYPRQAQLSNLQGTVLLSFIVEPSGLMTNIGVVKSVGGGCDLEAIRVLEQIKWYPGKHDDKLARIKMTFPFYFILNEDFKDNAAGEQK from the coding sequence ATGAAAAAAATAACTTTTATTTGTGTTATAAACCTTTTCTGTATAACCTCAATGTTCTCACAAGGTGGTTTTACAGTGGATGTTTTTCCAACAAATGTTGGTGGCAAAACGGAATTTAAAAGGGTGTTTGAACAGGAGATGGTTTTTCCTGAAAAAGCCTTGAAAAATAAGTATTACGAAAAGGTGACAATTAATTTTGTAATCAAAAAGGATAGTTCGGTTTCTGATGTTAAATTAGCGATGAGAGGCGATAAAGAAACGAATGCGGAAGCACTTAGAGTGTTTGGTTTGTATCAATGGGTGCCTGCAATTAAAGAAGGACAGTATGTTGATGCAAATTGGTCGGTTTCATTTGAGTTTGATCCTGCTAAATATGCTAAAATTTGTAAAAAAAGAGGCTACGAAAAATTTAAATATCTCGCTAACGAAAAAATAGATTCCACCGGAAAAATATATTCGACAGGTGTTCAAATGCCTACCTATGAAAAGGGAAATTTTGCTTTGCAAGATTTTATAAAAGAAAACCTCGAATACCCTCGCCAAGCGCAATTATCCAATTTGCAAGGCACAGTTTTACTCAGCTTTATTGTTGAACCAAGCGGTTTGATGACCAATATTGGTGTTGTAAAATCCGTTGGTGGAGGATGCGACCTAGAAGCAATTCGTGTTTTGGAACAAATTAAATGGTATCCTGGTAAACACGATGATAAATTGGCTCGGATAAAAATGACGTTCCCATTTTATTTTATTTTAAACGAAGACTTTAAAGACAATGCTGCCGGGGAGCAGAAATAA
- a CDS encoding GlmU family protein, with product MNYILFDDTARINLLPLTFTRPVAEIRIGILTIREKWEKVLDIKVSFQTEEYLNKKFPTEFAIDTDNIWINGSVCPNAKLLEELKSLQPKQALLSLGTVLAVNSGDVKAFDFRNIEGFTKFESAAQAIRIENPWDIFSKNGEAIKDDFELITKGRKSLALSKTNQIIAVENIFVEEGAKVECAILNASTGPIYIGKDAEIMEGSIIRGPFALCEHSALKLGAKIYGPTTVGPHSKVGGEVNNSVIFGYSNKGHDGFLGNSVLGEWCNIGADSNNSNLKNNYAEVKLWNYEKERFVNTGLTFCGLIMGDHSKCGINTMFNTGTVVGVNANIFGSGFPRNFVPSFSWGGAAGFTTYKTKDAFEVASRVMERRGMTFNEIEQNILTHVFELTEKYRK from the coding sequence ATGAATTACATCCTCTTTGACGATACTGCAAGAATCAATCTTCTTCCACTCACATTTACCAGACCGGTTGCGGAAATTCGGATTGGTATTTTAACCATTCGTGAGAAATGGGAGAAAGTTTTGGATATAAAAGTTTCTTTTCAAACGGAAGAATACTTAAACAAAAAATTTCCAACTGAATTTGCAATCGATACAGACAATATATGGATCAACGGCTCTGTTTGTCCGAATGCAAAATTGCTGGAAGAACTAAAATCCTTACAACCCAAACAAGCCTTATTATCACTAGGAACGGTATTGGCTGTTAATTCTGGTGATGTAAAAGCTTTTGATTTTAGAAATATAGAAGGGTTTACGAAATTCGAATCCGCTGCTCAAGCCATCCGAATTGAAAACCCTTGGGATATTTTTTCAAAAAATGGCGAAGCTATCAAAGATGATTTTGAATTGATCACCAAAGGCAGAAAGTCGCTCGCCCTGAGTAAAACCAATCAAATTATCGCAGTAGAAAACATTTTTGTAGAAGAGGGTGCTAAGGTAGAATGTGCGATATTGAATGCTTCTACTGGTCCGATTTATATTGGAAAAGATGCTGAAATAATGGAAGGCTCGATCATTCGTGGCCCATTCGCATTGTGCGAACATTCGGCATTAAAATTAGGTGCCAAAATATACGGACCAACCACCGTTGGGCCGCACAGCAAAGTAGGAGGAGAGGTCAACAATTCTGTTATCTTTGGTTATTCAAACAAAGGGCATGATGGCTTTTTGGGAAATTCGGTTTTAGGCGAATGGTGCAACATTGGCGCAGATAGCAATAACTCCAATTTAAAAAACAATTATGCGGAAGTAAAATTGTGGAATTATGAGAAAGAACGATTTGTAAATACAGGTTTAACATTTTGTGGATTAATTATGGGAGACCATAGTAAATGTGGAATTAATACAATGTTCAATACAGGAACAGTAGTTGGAGTTAATGCCAATATTTTTGGTTCAGGATTCCCACGTAATTTTGTTCCTTCTTTTTCATGGGGTGGGGCAGCAGGATTTACTACCTATAAAACAAAAGATGCCTTTGAAGTTGCAAGTCGTGTGATGGAAAGAAGAGGCATGACTTTCAACGAAATAGAACAGAATATTTTAACTCATGTTTTTGAGTTAACAGAAAAATATAGAAAATAA
- a CDS encoding uroporphyrinogen decarboxylase — protein MDFSSTEIVGYLASLIVLISFLMKNIKTLRIINSIGCVLFVAYGILLNFSIPIVITNVAIVAINIYYLVKVNKTEN, from the coding sequence ATGGATTTTTCATCAACTGAAATTGTAGGCTATTTAGCATCTTTAATTGTATTGATTTCATTTTTGATGAAGAATATAAAAACACTCCGAATCATTAATTCTATTGGATGTGTGCTTTTTGTCGCTTATGGAATATTACTTAATTTCTCTATTCCGATAGTGATCACCAATGTGGCAATTGTTGCCATCAATATTTATTATTTGGTAAAAGTGAATAAAACGGAAAACTAA
- the lon gene encoding endopeptidase La, with translation MLRDNLMDEDTEFIPLLSSEDEDQMNSEKVPDELSILPLRNTVLFPGVVIPITVGRDKSINLIKDAYKGDKIIGVVAQKNDSVEDPSVEDLNKIGTVAQIIKMLRMPDGNTTVIIQGKKRFELKEIKQTQPYIKAAITAFAETRPKKDDKEFDALVSSLKDLALQIVKQSPHIPSEAGFALKNIESPSFLINFISSNMNAPVEEKQKMLEVIDLKERATMVLSNLTKELQMLELKNQIQSKVKVDLDKQQRDYFLHQQMKTIQEELGENNNTQDIQEMKIRATKKIWNKEVAQAFDKAIGKLERMNPNAAEYSIQTNYLEVLLDLPWDEKTQDNFDLKRAEKVLNKDHFGMEKVKERILEHLAVLKLKGNMKSPILCLYGPPGVGKTSLGKSIAESLGRKYIRMSLGGLRDEAEIRGHRKTYIGAMPGRVLQSIKKSGSSNPVFILDEIDKVGNDFHGDPSSALLEVLDPEQNNAFYDNYVELDYDLSNVMFIATANSLSTIQPALRDRMEIIEITGYTIEEKMEIAKRHLIPKQLEEQGLKKDQLTLNKDVIEYIIENYTRESGVRGMEKVIAKVVRNAAKSIAMDQKYNVNVSEKDLVKILGPAHAKDRYQGNDVAGVVTGLAWTSVGGDILFIETSITKGTGKLTLTGNLGDVMKESAVIALEYLKSHSTILGLKPEVFDKWNVHIHVPEGATPKDGPSAGITMLTAIASAFTQRKVKDKLAMTGEITLRGRVLAVGGIKEKILAAKRAGIKEIILSADNKKDIDDIKKEYIKDLKFHYVEKMIDVVKYALLKEKVDNPLDLTIKEE, from the coding sequence ATGCTCCGCGACAATCTGATGGACGAAGACACTGAGTTTATTCCTTTGCTTTCATCGGAAGATGAAGATCAAATGAATTCCGAAAAAGTACCCGATGAGCTGTCAATTTTACCTCTTCGAAATACGGTTTTATTTCCTGGTGTGGTGATTCCTATAACCGTTGGAAGAGATAAATCCATTAATTTGATTAAAGATGCCTATAAAGGCGATAAAATAATTGGTGTTGTTGCGCAAAAGAACGATTCCGTGGAAGATCCTTCCGTTGAAGATTTGAATAAAATCGGAACCGTTGCACAGATCATTAAAATGTTGCGTATGCCGGATGGGAACACGACTGTGATTATTCAGGGCAAAAAACGTTTCGAATTAAAAGAAATCAAACAAACCCAGCCTTATATCAAAGCGGCTATCACCGCATTTGCTGAAACTCGCCCCAAAAAGGATGATAAAGAATTTGATGCGCTTGTATCTTCTTTAAAAGATTTAGCACTTCAGATTGTAAAACAAAGTCCGCATATTCCTAGCGAAGCCGGTTTTGCTTTAAAAAATATCGAAAGCCCATCGTTTTTAATCAATTTTATTTCTTCCAATATGAATGCTCCTGTTGAAGAGAAGCAAAAAATGTTGGAAGTAATTGACTTGAAAGAACGCGCCACGATGGTGTTGTCAAACCTGACGAAGGAGTTACAAATGCTTGAATTGAAAAATCAAATTCAATCCAAAGTAAAAGTAGATTTGGATAAGCAGCAACGTGATTATTTCTTACACCAACAAATGAAAACCATTCAGGAAGAGTTGGGGGAGAATAACAATACACAGGATATTCAGGAAATGAAAATCCGTGCAACAAAAAAGATTTGGAACAAAGAAGTGGCGCAAGCATTTGATAAAGCGATCGGGAAACTGGAACGCATGAACCCAAATGCTGCTGAATATTCGATTCAAACAAATTATTTAGAAGTGTTATTGGATTTGCCTTGGGATGAAAAAACACAAGATAATTTTGATTTAAAACGTGCTGAAAAGGTCTTGAATAAAGACCATTTCGGAATGGAAAAAGTGAAAGAACGCATTTTGGAACACTTGGCTGTTTTGAAATTGAAGGGGAATATGAAATCACCAATTTTATGTTTGTACGGCCCTCCGGGTGTTGGTAAAACATCCTTAGGGAAAAGTATTGCTGAAAGCTTGGGGAGAAAATACATCCGTATGAGTTTGGGTGGTTTACGCGATGAAGCCGAAATTCGTGGTCACCGCAAGACCTATATTGGTGCTATGCCTGGAAGAGTTTTGCAAAGCATCAAAAAATCAGGCTCCTCAAACCCTGTGTTTATTTTAGATGAAATTGATAAAGTAGGAAATGATTTTCATGGCGACCCTTCCTCTGCTTTATTGGAAGTGTTGGATCCTGAACAAAACAATGCTTTTTACGATAACTATGTGGAGTTGGATTATGATTTATCAAATGTGATGTTTATTGCAACGGCAAATTCATTAAGTACTATTCAGCCTGCGTTGCGCGACCGGATGGAAATTATTGAAATTACCGGTTATACCATTGAGGAAAAAATGGAAATTGCAAAACGCCATTTAATTCCGAAACAATTGGAAGAGCAAGGGTTAAAGAAAGACCAACTCACGTTAAATAAAGATGTGATAGAATACATCATTGAAAATTATACACGTGAAAGTGGTGTGCGTGGAATGGAAAAAGTAATTGCCAAAGTTGTACGAAATGCAGCAAAATCAATTGCGATGGATCAAAAATACAATGTGAATGTTTCTGAAAAAGATTTAGTAAAAATTCTTGGACCGGCTCATGCAAAAGACCGTTACCAAGGAAATGATGTTGCAGGTGTAGTAACTGGATTGGCTTGGACGAGTGTGGGTGGTGATATTTTATTTATTGAAACCAGCATTACAAAAGGTACAGGTAAGTTAACACTTACCGGAAATTTAGGTGACGTCATGAAAGAGTCGGCTGTCATTGCATTGGAATATCTTAAATCACATAGTACTATTTTGGGATTAAAACCGGAAGTCTTTGACAAATGGAATGTTCACATCCATGTGCCAGAAGGAGCAACACCGAAAGACGGGCCAAGTGCAGGAATTACCATGTTAACAGCGATTGCATCTGCTTTCACACAACGTAAAGTAAAAGATAAATTAGCCATGACAGGAGAGATAACATTGCGTGGAAGGGTATTGGCAGTAGGTGGAATCAAAGAAAAGATATTGGCAGCAAAACGTGCAGGTATCAAAGAAATTATTTTAAGTGCCGACAATAAAAAAGATATTGATGACATCAAAAAGGAATACATCAAGGATTTGAAATTCCATTATGTAGAAAAAATGATTGATGTTGTTAAATACGCTTTATTGAAAGAAAAGGTGGACAATCCGCTTGATTTAACAATCAAAGAAGAATAG
- the porQ gene encoding type IX secretion system protein PorQ, with the protein MNFRALLFLLSTVVISAPAFAQVGGNNTYEFLNLPISARVSALGGNLIPVKDNDLNVSLINPSLLSDSMSNNVALSYINYFSDVNYGYVAYAKHFDKIGNFSAGIHYLDYGKFTRADEIGNTDGTFGASEMSFNLAYAKSILDTNLTVGVTLKTIYSQLESYTSWGSAIDLGATYVRPSHGFAAAVVVKNIGRQWKPYVEGNREKLPFEIQIGISKKPKHVPFRFSLVYENLEKWDLTYIDPANPPLTEDPLTGEPIKQNKAKIFGDKFMRHMVIGGEFIITKNFFLRAGYNYQRRKELKIPEKRGATGFSFGFGFRIYKFHISYGRAVYHLAGPSNNFSISMDLNSFYSKKFKSPATP; encoded by the coding sequence ATGAATTTTAGAGCTCTACTTTTTCTTTTATCAACAGTGGTTATTTCTGCACCTGCATTTGCTCAAGTTGGAGGAAACAATACCTACGAATTTCTGAATTTGCCTATTTCGGCAAGGGTTTCTGCACTTGGTGGAAATTTAATTCCTGTTAAGGATAACGACTTAAATGTTTCCTTAATCAATCCTTCTTTGCTTTCCGATTCAATGAGCAATAATGTTGCTTTGAGCTATATCAATTATTTTTCGGATGTGAACTATGGGTATGTAGCGTATGCGAAACACTTCGATAAAATCGGGAATTTTAGTGCCGGCATTCATTATTTAGATTACGGAAAATTTACGCGTGCGGATGAAATAGGTAATACGGATGGAACATTCGGAGCCAGTGAAATGAGTTTTAATTTGGCCTATGCAAAGTCTATTTTAGATACCAACCTAACTGTTGGGGTCACTTTAAAAACAATCTACTCTCAATTAGAATCCTATACTTCCTGGGGCTCCGCAATCGACTTAGGGGCAACCTATGTTCGCCCTTCACATGGATTTGCTGCTGCTGTGGTTGTAAAAAACATAGGTCGCCAATGGAAACCTTATGTGGAAGGAAACAGAGAGAAATTACCTTTTGAAATTCAAATCGGAATTTCTAAAAAACCGAAACACGTTCCTTTCCGCTTTTCATTGGTGTATGAAAATCTAGAAAAATGGGATTTAACCTACATTGATCCAGCCAATCCACCGCTTACGGAAGATCCACTAACTGGTGAACCAATCAAACAAAATAAAGCGAAAATATTTGGGGATAAATTTATGCGTCACATGGTGATAGGTGGAGAGTTTATCATCACTAAAAACTTTTTCTTGCGAGCTGGTTATAATTATCAGCGCAGAAAAGAATTAAAAATCCCTGAAAAAAGAGGGGCAACAGGATTCTCTTTCGGGTTTGGATTCAGAATTTATAAATTTCATATCAGCTATGGTCGTGCAGTGTATCATCTTGCCGGTCCATCAAATAATTTCTCCATAAGCATGGATTTGAACAGTTTTTATTCTAAAAAGTTTAAATCTCCTGCTACTCCATAA
- a CDS encoding (d)CMP kinase, translating into MTKITIAIDGYSSCGKSTLAKALASKLGYAYVDSGAMYRCVTLYALRKGVIKDHSFQESDIVRLLDEINLTFQFNPNTKSSETFLNGENVEKEIRQMVVSENVSKVSAIHDVRVKMIAIQRKLGKNKGIVMDGRDIGTNVFPNAELKLFMTADTDIRTQRRFDELSSKGQHISFSDVKSNLIYRDHEDTHRKENPLTQAQDAIVLDNSDLTREQQLEFVIKLIYDLTLNTD; encoded by the coding sequence ATGACCAAAATTACCATTGCAATTGACGGATATTCTTCGTGTGGAAAAAGCACACTGGCAAAGGCATTGGCTTCAAAGCTTGGTTATGCCTACGTAGATTCAGGTGCAATGTATCGCTGTGTTACACTTTACGCGCTCAGAAAAGGCGTTATTAAAGATCATAGTTTTCAAGAAAGTGATATCGTTCGATTATTAGATGAAATCAACTTAACCTTTCAGTTTAATCCCAATACAAAATCATCAGAAACCTTTTTAAACGGAGAAAATGTTGAGAAAGAAATTCGGCAAATGGTTGTTTCTGAGAATGTTAGTAAGGTAAGCGCAATACACGATGTGCGTGTAAAAATGATTGCTATTCAGCGCAAATTAGGGAAAAACAAAGGGATTGTTATGGATGGTAGAGACATTGGTACGAATGTTTTTCCAAATGCTGAACTAAAATTGTTTATGACCGCTGATACCGATATCCGCACGCAACGTAGATTTGATGAACTTTCCTCAAAAGGTCAACACATTTCTTTTAGTGATGTGAAATCCAATTTGATTTATCGCGATCATGAAGATACTCACCGAAAAGAAAATCCGTTAACACAAGCCCAAGATGCTATTGTTCTTGATAATTCCGACTTAACGCGTGAGCAACAGCTTGAATTTGTTATCAAATTAATCTACGACCTAACCTTAAATACGGATTAA
- a CDS encoding PKD domain-containing protein produces MKHVNYYGFTFKFTSVKLFVFLFFSFASFAGNAQVFWTESFNNGCSANCGASTYVGPNGPWTVTSTGPEGAEPNNWYVSCAENGHTAGICGTGCVPASATATLATLHVGADPSFIGDIGAAYDAGGLCGILTCPQTDRRAESPVISTVGKTGITLAFNYIANGNPGTDFATIMFSTNSGATWSLLTTPAVTPFGGCAPQGQWTAFSMLLPATCDNIATLKIGFRWVNNDDGVGTDPSFAVDEVTLSVPSVNSITTGTITGSPFCACSAMNVPFTSTGTYTAGNTYTAQLSNAVGSFAAPVNIGSLVSVANAGVIACTIPCGTPTGSGYRIRVISSTPAVTGTDNGVNITINTEVVPSVSISATSTSICTGGSVTFTATPTNGGAGPTYQWQVNGVDVLGATATTFTTTTLVNGDVVSVTMVSNALCATPTTVVSNTILITVTAILPASVSITSTGATICAGDPVVFTATPTNGGTTPTYQWQINGTNVGGATSSTFTSSTLVNGDVVTVIMTSSLACVSGSPATSNSITITVAAVVPASVSIAASPGIVVCVGDLVTFTATPTNGGATPTYQWQLNGTNIGGATSSTFSSSTLVTGDVITVIMTSSLSCATGSPATSNTLTMTVTPTVAASVSIVGAPLTICIGDPVTFTATPTNGGTTPSYQWQINGVNAGTNSPTFTSTGLANGDVITVIMTSSFTCATGSPATSNSLSVVVNSCTPPVANFTANQTVFCATPACVNFTDLSTNTPTSWSWSFPGGSPSSSTSQNPTNICYSANGSYDVVLIATNADGSDTLTQIGYITVGAPVTVTVSGNLVINACESTTLYASPSDGTYSWSPGISTTGPEATVSPTVTTDYTVEYTSPQGCTDTETVTVVVENIFTYYMPTGLSPNGDGVNDVIQVHGRGIDYISLKIFDRIGEKVFETTDPSKAWDGKLLGLRMNDNVFVYDLVVVFCDGSEAKEHGAIMLAR; encoded by the coding sequence ATGAAACATGTTAATTATTATGGTTTTACATTTAAATTCACCAGTGTAAAGCTGTTCGTTTTTCTGTTTTTTTCGTTTGCTTCCTTTGCTGGAAATGCGCAGGTTTTTTGGACAGAATCGTTTAATAACGGTTGTTCTGCTAATTGCGGTGCATCTACCTATGTTGGTCCGAATGGTCCATGGACAGTTACATCTACAGGTCCGGAAGGTGCAGAACCCAATAATTGGTATGTCAGCTGTGCGGAAAATGGACATACTGCCGGTATTTGTGGGACAGGTTGTGTTCCAGCCAGTGCAACAGCAACCTTGGCTACGCTTCATGTGGGTGCCGACCCTTCTTTTATTGGCGATATTGGTGCGGCCTATGATGCCGGTGGATTATGTGGAATATTAACTTGTCCACAAACGGATAGAAGAGCTGAATCTCCTGTTATTAGTACTGTTGGAAAGACAGGAATCACACTTGCATTTAACTACATAGCAAATGGTAATCCTGGGACTGATTTTGCTACAATAATGTTTTCTACAAATAGTGGTGCAACCTGGTCGTTATTAACTACACCAGCTGTTACGCCTTTTGGTGGTTGTGCCCCTCAAGGTCAGTGGACGGCCTTTTCAATGCTTTTGCCTGCCACTTGTGATAACATTGCAACCTTAAAAATTGGTTTCAGATGGGTAAACAATGATGATGGAGTAGGAACCGACCCTTCTTTTGCTGTTGATGAAGTTACTTTATCCGTGCCAAGCGTAAATTCAATTACCACAGGAACAATTACGGGTAGTCCTTTTTGTGCATGCAGTGCAATGAACGTTCCTTTCACAAGTACAGGAACATATACTGCAGGAAATACATATACGGCTCAATTATCAAATGCAGTAGGCAGCTTTGCTGCACCTGTTAATATTGGATCGCTTGTAAGTGTTGCAAATGCAGGGGTAATTGCTTGTACGATTCCATGTGGTACACCAACCGGGTCAGGATATAGAATAAGAGTGATTAGTTCAACACCCGCTGTTACCGGAACCGATAATGGCGTAAACATTACCATCAATACGGAAGTGGTACCCTCTGTTTCGATCTCTGCAACCAGTACATCGATTTGTACAGGTGGCTCTGTAACATTTACAGCAACACCAACAAATGGTGGAGCAGGTCCAACTTATCAATGGCAAGTGAATGGGGTGGATGTATTAGGGGCAACAGCTACTACTTTTACTACTACTACGTTAGTGAATGGGGATGTCGTTTCAGTAACCATGGTTTCAAACGCCTTGTGCGCAACACCTACAACGGTTGTATCGAATACCATACTTATTACTGTGACAGCTATTCTACCTGCATCCGTTAGTATTACTTCTACCGGAGCAACTATTTGTGCTGGTGATCCTGTTGTTTTTACTGCTACACCTACCAATGGTGGAACCACACCAACATACCAATGGCAAATTAATGGAACAAATGTAGGTGGGGCAACCTCTTCGACATTTACTTCTTCCACATTGGTGAATGGAGATGTGGTTACAGTTATCATGACATCTTCATTGGCTTGCGTTTCCGGTTCTCCAGCTACTTCCAATAGCATTACCATAACCGTAGCGGCCGTTGTTCCTGCTTCTGTTAGTATAGCCGCTAGTCCGGGTATCGTTGTTTGTGTTGGTGATTTAGTAACATTTACCGCCACACCAACTAATGGTGGCGCCACTCCAACGTATCAATGGCAATTGAATGGAACCAATATCGGTGGTGCAACATCATCCACATTTTCTTCTTCTACTTTGGTTACAGGTGATGTAATCACCGTAATCATGACTTCCTCATTGAGTTGTGCAACCGGTTCTCCGGCTACATCCAATACACTTACAATGACGGTTACTCCAACTGTAGCTGCTTCGGTTTCGATAGTAGGAGCACCATTAACAATTTGTATTGGTGATCCTGTAACATTTACCGCAACACCAACCAATGGCGGTACAACCCCAAGTTATCAGTGGCAAATAAATGGTGTAAATGCAGGAACAAATTCACCAACATTCACATCAACCGGACTTGCAAATGGAGATGTGATAACAGTTATCATGACATCTTCATTTACTTGTGCAACAGGGTCTCCTGCCACGTCTAATTCACTTTCTGTTGTTGTAAATTCATGTACACCTCCGGTTGCTAATTTTACAGCCAATCAAACCGTATTCTGTGCAACACCAGCTTGTGTTAATTTTACCGATTTAAGTACAAATACTCCGACAAGTTGGAGCTGGTCATTCCCGGGTGGTTCTCCTTCAAGTTCTACTTCTCAAAATCCTACAAACATTTGCTATTCAGCCAATGGTTCGTATGATGTTGTTTTAATTGCAACCAATGCAGATGGCTCGGATACCTTAACCCAAATCGGATACATCACCGTTGGCGCACCTGTTACTGTAACTGTTTCAGGTAATTTAGTTATCAATGCCTGCGAATCCACAACCTTGTATGCGAGTCCAAGTGATGGAACATATTCTTGGTCACCGGGAATCAGCACAACAGGTCCTGAAGCCACTGTTTCCCCAACCGTAACAACGGATTATACAGTTGAATATACCAGTCCGCAAGGTTGTACCGATACAGAAACGGTGACCGTTGTGGTGGAAAATATTTTCACCTACTACATGCCAACCGGATTATCTCCGAATGGTGATGGTGTAAATGATGTGATACAAGTGCATGGAAGAGGTATTGATTATATCAGTCTGAAAATATTCGATCGAATTGGAGAGAAAGTTTTTGAAACTACCGATCCTTCAAAAGCATGGGATGGTAAATTGTTGGGACTACGCATGAATGATAATGTTTTTGTTTACGATTTGGTAGTAGTTTTTTGTGATGGTAGTGAAGCCAAAGAACATGGCGCAATTATGTTGGCGCGATAA
- a CDS encoding PorP/SprF family type IX secretion system membrane protein produces MIKKIIYTVFALVSCVTSLSAQDYHFSQFYLAPLNANPGNTGAINSDIRAYTLYRMQWFTVTNPYKTFNVAVDGPIFKKRMLSDDFFAAGLNIVNDNQGPMRLKTQSYNALVSFTKFIGGRQKHNITLGYTIGYNIKSVSLGGVKWDSQYNPVSGTYDPSFGVAEGGGGTGYLDMSTGIVWNFRTNHLFRSALGFSFHHFTAPRVSVIGGPERLIPKFGVQWNIGYKLSETSNTTLMPSIIAYQQGSSLLLNGGLNVKYVLEEASRYTSNQTDKAVYFGVFYRFRDAVYVTFRYEFKEFAFGAAYEVTASKLTPTSKSVGGFELFLQYNGIFKNKQAKKARARFL; encoded by the coding sequence ATGATTAAAAAAATTATATATACCGTATTTGCTTTGGTTTCCTGTGTGACTTCTCTGTCTGCACAAGATTATCATTTCTCTCAGTTTTACTTAGCACCATTGAATGCAAATCCGGGAAATACCGGAGCAATTAATTCGGATATTAGAGCATACACATTGTATCGGATGCAATGGTTTACGGTTACCAATCCATATAAAACATTTAATGTGGCAGTGGATGGTCCGATTTTTAAAAAGCGCATGTTGAGTGATGATTTTTTTGCAGCTGGGTTAAACATTGTGAATGATAATCAAGGACCGATGCGATTAAAAACACAATCCTACAATGCATTGGTTTCGTTTACCAAATTTATTGGTGGTCGCCAAAAACACAACATTACGTTAGGCTATACCATTGGTTACAATATCAAATCGGTTTCATTGGGTGGTGTGAAATGGGACAGTCAATACAATCCTGTTTCAGGAACCTATGATCCAAGTTTTGGAGTGGCTGAAGGTGGAGGAGGAACTGGGTATTTAGACATGTCTACCGGAATTGTTTGGAATTTTAGAACGAACCATTTATTCAGAAGCGCACTCGGTTTTTCATTTCACCATTTTACCGCACCACGTGTAAGTGTTATTGGTGGCCCGGAACGATTGATTCCTAAATTCGGAGTACAATGGAATATTGGTTATAAATTGAGTGAAACAAGTAATACTACCTTAATGCCAAGTATTATTGCTTATCAGCAAGGTTCATCCTTATTATTAAATGGTGGTTTGAACGTAAAATACGTGTTGGAGGAAGCATCTCGTTATACGAGCAATCAAACGGATAAAGCAGTTTATTTTGGAGTGTTTTACCGTTTCAGAGATGCTGTATATGTTACCTTCCGATATGAATTTAAAGAGTTTGCTTTTGGTGCAGCCTATGAAGTAACGGCTTCTAAATTAACTCCTACATCTAAGTCGGTTGGAGGATTTGAATTGTTCCTTCAGTACAACGGAATCTTTAAAAACAAACAAGCGAAAAAAGCAAGAGCAAGATTCTTATAA